The sequence below is a genomic window from Shinella zoogloeoides.
CGGCATCGTCGTCGCGCTCGCCCTCATTCCCGAGGCCATCGGCTTTTCGGTCATTGCCGGTGTCGATCCGAAAGTCGGGCTCTTCGCTTCCTTCGCCATCGCCTGCGTCTCCGCCTTCACCGGCGGCCGCCCGGGCATGATCTCCGCGGCGACGGCCGCCACCGCCGTCCTCATGGTCACGCTGGTGAAGGAGCACGGCCTCGAATATCTCTTCGCCGCCACGCTGCTGATGGGCCTGATCCAGATAGGCGCCGGCTTCCTCAAGCTCGGCCGTGTGATGCGGTTCGTGTCGCGCTCGGTCATCACCGGCTTCGTCAATGCGCTGGCGATCCTGATCTTCATGGCGCAAATGCCGGAACTCATCGGAGTACCGGGCCTGACCTATGTCATGATCGCTGGGGGGCTTGCGATCATCTACCTCTTTCCATACGTCACCAGGGCCATCCCGTCGCCGCTCGTCGCCATTCTGGTGCTGACCGGCATCGCTTATTGGGGCGGGCTGGACCTGCGCACCGTCGGCGACCTCGGCGAGCTGCCCTCCGCCTTGCCGATCTTCGCCCTGCCGCAGGTGCCGCTGACCTTCGAGACGCTGCAGATCATCTTCCCCTATTCGGTGGCGCTGGCCGCGGTCGGCCTGCTCGAATCGCTGCTGACGGCCCAGATCGTCGACGATATGACGGACACACCGAGCTCGAAGAGCCAGGAATGCATCGGGCAGGGGGCGAGCAACATCGCCTCCAGCCTCATTGGCGGCATGGGCGGCTGCGCCATGATCGGCCAGTCGGTGATCAACGTCACCTCCGGCGGCCGCGGGCGGCTTTCCACCTTCGTCGCCGGCAGCTTCCTGCTGTTCCTCATCCTCGTGCTGGACGATCTCGTGCGCATCATCCCGATGGCCGCGCTGGTCGCTGTCATGATCATGGTCTCGGTCGGCACCTTCTCGTGGCGCTCGATCCTCGACCTGCGCCGCAATCCGCTGTCGTCCTCCATCGTCATGCTCGCGACGGTCTGCACCGTCGTCGGCACGCACGACCTTGCCAAGGGCGTGCTGGTCGGCGTTCTCCTGTCGGGCGTGTTCTTCGCCAGCAAGGTGGCAAAGCTCTTCCACGTTCGTTCCGTGCTGAACGATGCGGGCGATGAACGCATCTACCATGTCGACGGCCAGATATTCTTCGCCTCGGCGGAGAGCTTCATCGCCGCCTTCGATTTCGCCGAGCCGCTGCGCAAGGTCACGATCGATGTCACGCGGGCGCATCTGTGGGACATCACCGCCGTCGGCGCGCTGGACAAGATCGTCCTCAAATATCGCCGGCAGGGCATCGATGTCTCGGTGGCCGGCGTCAACGAGGCGAGCGCCCACATGCTCGACCGCTTCGCCCTGCACGACAAGGAGCACGCGGCCTTCTCGGCTGAAGGCGGGCACTGAAACGAAAAAGCCCGGAGCATTGCTCCGGGCCTTTCATTTTGGAGGCTATGAACGGCTCGTTACTGGTTGGCCGTGACCGTGACGCCGAGGACCTGCGGAATGGTCTGCGGTGCGCCCATCGCGGCGCCCATGATCATCGGGAACGGCACCGGCTCCTTCGGCTCGGCGCTGATCTTCAGGCTCTTCGGGTCGTCGAGATAGGTGTTTACGGCTGCCGATATCTGGTTCTGCAGGTCGGGCATGTTGAGCTGCGCGATCATGATCGGAACCAGGCCCTTCAGCGACTGCGCCATCTGGTCGCCCGTCACGCCCTGTTCGCCGCCGGCATAGTCGAGCAGCTTCTTGGTGATCGAGGCATCCTCGAAGGAGATCGACGCATTGTTGAAGGTAAGCTGCTGGACGAGGCCCATCATGGACATGCCCATGGCAGCGTTCGCCTCTTCCTTGTTCGGGTTCGCCTCGGCTGTCTTGAGGGCTTCCTGCAGGCTCTTCAGGAAGTCGAGCGTGTAGCCGGAGAAGGCGAGCGTCACGTTGAGGCGGCCGATATCCTTGAAGTCGAAGGCGTATTCGTCGACGGTCATCTTGCCGCTTGCCAGTTCCCAGCTACCGGACATGCTGACCTTGCCTTCCAGCGAGTGGAGGGCGAGCTTGTCGAGCGTTTCCTTGGCCTTGGGGTCCTCGACCGAGGTGAGGTCCGCCTTGAGATCGGACATCGTCGCGTCGAATTCGAGGCCGGCATCGTCGTCCATGCGGGTGATGTTCGCTTCCATGCCGGACATGGAGAAGACTTCCTTGCCCTTGGCGGAGACGCTGACCGGGCCGGCGGTGGCCGATTCGTACATCAGCAGCGATTCGAGCGTGCCGGGAACGACCTTGCCGGGAATGACGACGCCGGTGATCGCGAGGTCCTGCGCCGTCACCGTCGTTTCCTTCTCGGTGACGTTGATGTCCTCGAACGAGACGGTCTCGACCGTGTAGCCGCCTTCGCCGTCTTCCTCGACGCCTTCCATGGTGACGGTGCCGAGCGGCACCGGCGCCTCGGCGCCCGTCGCCTTCAGCTCCGTGCCTTCCAGCGTCACGGTCGAGCCGTCGACGCCGACATTCGAGGAGCTGATCGATACGCCGCTGGTGGCATAGGTGGCATTCAGCTTGGCCAGCAGATCCGCGCCATCGAGCGCGAAGGCGGGGCTTGCCAGGGTGACGAGCGCTGCGCCGGCGAGGAGGGTGCGGAAATGGGAGGTGCGCATCATGAATAGGCTCTCTTTCTGGATTTCTTGGACGGCTGCCTTGCCGTTACCGCTCCTATACGGGCGGCGCGGCAAATATATTCATGCTGCGTAGAGTTTCCATGGAATTCTCCATTGCGGCCGGCAGATTTCAAAGAAGCTTTACAAACCGCTATCCACAGGCCGATTGCCCGGATTCCTTGCCGCGAATCGGTCAAGCGTCTAGTCAAGACCCATGGGACAAAACACTTTGCCGCCGGACGGCGGAGACGACAACATCCAACCGGTCGATCTGAAGGCGGCGCTGGAAGAGCGCTACCTCGCCTATGCGCTGTCGACCATCACGCAGCGCGCGCTTCCGGATGTTCGCGATGGCCTGAAACCGGTCCATCGCCGCATCATCCACGCGATGAGCGAACTGGGTCTCAGGTCCAATTCCGCCTTCAAGAAATGCGCGCGTATTGTCGGCGACGTCATCGGTAAGTTCCACCCGCACGGCGACCAATCGGTCTACGACGCGCTGGTGCGCCTCGCGCAGGATTTCTCGCAGCGCTACCCGATCGTCGACGGGCAGGGCAATTTCGGCAATATCGACGGCGACAACGCGGCTGCCTACCGATACACCGAAGCGCGCATGACCGAGGTCGCCTCGCTGCTGCTCGAAGGCATCGAGCAGGACGCGGTCGATTTCCGCCCGACCTACAACGAGGAGGACGAGGAGCCGGTCGTCCTGCCGGGCGCCTTCCCGAACCTGCTTGCGAACGGATCCTCCGGCATCGCGGTCGGCATGGCGACGTCCATTCCCTCGCACAACGTCCACGAACTGTGCGACGCCGCGCTCCATCTCATCCGCAATCCCGACGCGGAGGTGGAGAAGCTGGTCGAATTCGTGCAGGGCCCGGACCTGCCGACCGGCGGCATCATCATCGACAACCGCGAGAGCATCGTCGAGGCGTACAGGACCGGCCGCGGTGGTTTCCGTGTGCGCTCGAAATGGCAGACGGAGGACCTCGGCCGCGGCGGCTACCAGATCGTCATCACCGAGATTCCCTATCAGGTGCAGAAATCGCGGCTGATCGAGAAGATCGCCGAACTGCTCATCGCCCGCAAGCTGCCGCTGCTCGAGGATGTCAGGGACGAATCGGCCGAGGACGTGCGCATCGTGCTGGTGCCGAAGAGCCGCACCGTCGATCCGACGATCCTGATGGAATCGATGTTCAAGCTCTCCGAGCTGGAGAGCCGTATTCCACTCAACATGAACGTCCTGTCCATGGGCCGCGTGCCGCGCGTCATGGGCCTCAAGGACGTGCTGGTCGAATGGCTCGCCCACCGGCGCGAGGTTCTGCAGCGCCGCTCGCGGCATCGCCTGGCCGCCATCGACCGACGCCTCGAAATCCTCGGCGGCTACCTCGTCGCCTATCTCAACCTCGACGAAGTGATCCGCATCATCCGCGAGGAGGACGAGCCGAAGGCCTCGCTGATGGAGACCTTCTCGCTGACGGACGTGCAGGCCGAAGCGATCCTCAACATGCGCCTGCGCTCCTTGCGCAAGCTGGAGGAGTTCGAGATCCGCACGGAATTCGACACGCTGTCGAACGAGAAGGCGGAAATCGAGGCGCTGCTCGCCTCCGACGAGAAGCAATGGCAGACCGTCGCCTGGGAGATCGGCGAGGTCCGCAAGAAATTCGCCAAGGCGACGGAGCTCGGCCGCCGCCGTACCCAGTTCGCCAGCGCCCCGGAGGCCGATATCGAGGCGATCCAGCAGGCGATGATCGAGAAGGAGCCGGTCACGGTCGTCATCTCGGAAAAGGGCTGGATTCGCGCGCTGAAGGGCCATATCGCCGATACGTCCGGCCTCCAGTTCAAGGAGGGCGACGCGCTGAAGGTGGCTTTCCCGGCGCAGACGACGGACAAGGTGCTGATCGTGACGACGGGCGGCAAGGTCTTCACGCTCGGCGCCGACAAGCTGCCGGGCGGCCGCGGCCATGGTGAACCGCTGCGCATCATGGTCGACATGGAGAACGACCAGGACGTGCTGACCGCCTTCGTGCACGATCCGTCGCGCAAGGTCATCGTCGCCTCGCAGGCCGGCAACGGCTTCGTCGTTTCGGAAACCGAGATGGTCGCCAACACCCGCAAGGGCAAGCAGGTGATGAATGTCGGCATGCCGGATGAAGCCAAGCTCGTTGTGCCGGTGCGCGGCGATCATGTCGCCGTCGTCGGGGAAAACCGCAAGATGCTGGTCTTCCCGCTGGCACAGCTTCCGGAAATGTCGCGCGGCAAGGGCGTGCGCCTGCAGCGCTACAAGGACGGCGGCGTTTCGGACCTGCGCTGCTTCGCCATCGCCGACGGCCTGACGTGGGACGACAGCGCTGGCCGCAACTTCGTGCGTTCGAAGGACGAACTCGTCGAATGGATGGGCGACCGCGCCACCGCCGGCCGCACCGTGCCGAAGGGTTTCCCGAGAAGCGGCAAGTTCAGCGGCTGATCAACCGGAATAGGCGACGCTGACGTCGCGCAGAAAGCGCGCCGTCAATGCTTGGCGAGTGCCTGAAGCGCTTCCTTGTATTTTTTCATGGCTTTGCGTGCGGCTTCCAATTGCTTCGCCGTCTTTTCGTCGTCGGACAATGAGTGATCGTCTCGTTGTTCCTTGTTGTCCGCCATGGTCGGCGCCCCTTCATACCTTTGCATCGGGTACAGGATGAAAGTTTACCACTTCATCCCGTGAACGGAAACTCCGCCGCCGTGTCGCCGTCTCGGGCAGCGCGGGCTCTGGAGCGCATCTGCCAGAGCGAGTGGGCGAGGAGGGCGAGGATGAGAATGGAGCCGCCGATGAGGGTTTGCGTGGTGGGCGTTTCGGCAAAGACGATCCAGACCCAGATCGGCGCGAGCACCGTTTCCAGCAGATAGAACATGCCGACTTCCGGGGCCGAGAGGTAGCGAGGACCTGTCGCAAGGCACCAGAAGGCGAGCGGGATCATGATGAGCCCGTTGAACAGGATGAAGCCGGG
It includes:
- the parC gene encoding DNA topoisomerase IV subunit A, whose translation is MGQNTLPPDGGDDNIQPVDLKAALEERYLAYALSTITQRALPDVRDGLKPVHRRIIHAMSELGLRSNSAFKKCARIVGDVIGKFHPHGDQSVYDALVRLAQDFSQRYPIVDGQGNFGNIDGDNAAAYRYTEARMTEVASLLLEGIEQDAVDFRPTYNEEDEEPVVLPGAFPNLLANGSSGIAVGMATSIPSHNVHELCDAALHLIRNPDAEVEKLVEFVQGPDLPTGGIIIDNRESIVEAYRTGRGGFRVRSKWQTEDLGRGGYQIVITEIPYQVQKSRLIEKIAELLIARKLPLLEDVRDESAEDVRIVLVPKSRTVDPTILMESMFKLSELESRIPLNMNVLSMGRVPRVMGLKDVLVEWLAHRREVLQRRSRHRLAAIDRRLEILGGYLVAYLNLDEVIRIIREEDEPKASLMETFSLTDVQAEAILNMRLRSLRKLEEFEIRTEFDTLSNEKAEIEALLASDEKQWQTVAWEIGEVRKKFAKATELGRRRTQFASAPEADIEAIQQAMIEKEPVTVVISEKGWIRALKGHIADTSGLQFKEGDALKVAFPAQTTDKVLIVTTGGKVFTLGADKLPGGRGHGEPLRIMVDMENDQDVLTAFVHDPSRKVIVASQAGNGFVVSETEMVANTRKGKQVMNVGMPDEAKLVVPVRGDHVAVVGENRKMLVFPLAQLPEMSRGKGVRLQRYKDGGVSDLRCFAIADGLTWDDSAGRNFVRSKDELVEWMGDRATAGRTVPKGFPRSGKFSG
- a CDS encoding SulP family inorganic anion transporter — encoded protein: MFNLIAYKREWFSNIRADILSGIVVALALIPEAIGFSVIAGVDPKVGLFASFAIACVSAFTGGRPGMISAATAATAVLMVTLVKEHGLEYLFAATLLMGLIQIGAGFLKLGRVMRFVSRSVITGFVNALAILIFMAQMPELIGVPGLTYVMIAGGLAIIYLFPYVTRAIPSPLVAILVLTGIAYWGGLDLRTVGDLGELPSALPIFALPQVPLTFETLQIIFPYSVALAAVGLLESLLTAQIVDDMTDTPSSKSQECIGQGASNIASSLIGGMGGCAMIGQSVINVTSGGRGRLSTFVAGSFLLFLILVLDDLVRIIPMAALVAVMIMVSVGTFSWRSILDLRRNPLSSSIVMLATVCTVVGTHDLAKGVLVGVLLSGVFFASKVAKLFHVRSVLNDAGDERIYHVDGQIFFASAESFIAAFDFAEPLRKVTIDVTRAHLWDITAVGALDKIVLKYRRQGIDVSVAGVNEASAHMLDRFALHDKEHAAFSAEGGH